A single region of the Saprospiraceae bacterium genome encodes:
- a CDS encoding DUF4349 domain-containing protein produces MKHKMNHSMSGGLFSMQLPPSTFHLIIAFVLASLTSGCHSGSDNFATQESAKSMAYEVPAEEEGAAFDDQQPSVMKVAIERKVIKTADYSIKVKDVNKSTAAVEQMAKDFQGFISSTNLTNSSYRISNNLTIRVPADRLDDLMLAIDKEAVYTNYKRVNAQDVTEEYLDIETRLNTKKEVRDRYVDILRNKAKTVEDVLKAEEAIRVIQEEIESREGRLNYLKNQVSLSTINLELYQEVPYTPDLGQQSSFWTRLKQSAGNGWQLILDIALGLVTIWPLLLIGGLLFWGRKWIKRKVFGR; encoded by the coding sequence ATGAAACACAAAATGAACCATTCCATGTCAGGTGGACTTTTTTCCATGCAACTCCCTCCTTCTACCTTCCATCTTATCATTGCGTTTGTCTTAGCAAGCTTGACGTCTGGTTGCCATTCAGGCTCCGACAATTTCGCTACGCAGGAGTCTGCTAAATCTATGGCTTATGAGGTACCTGCGGAGGAAGAAGGAGCGGCCTTTGACGATCAACAACCCAGCGTCATGAAGGTGGCCATCGAACGCAAAGTCATCAAAACGGCGGATTATAGCATAAAAGTCAAGGATGTCAATAAAAGTACAGCTGCTGTAGAACAGATGGCCAAAGATTTTCAAGGTTTCATCTCTTCTACGAATTTGACCAACTCCTCTTATCGCATCAGCAACAACCTGACGATCCGCGTCCCCGCAGATCGCCTGGATGACTTGATGCTAGCGATCGATAAAGAGGCGGTGTATACCAATTACAAACGCGTAAACGCCCAGGACGTTACCGAAGAATACCTCGACATCGAAACGCGCCTCAACACCAAAAAGGAAGTCCGGGATCGCTACGTCGACATCCTGCGGAACAAGGCCAAAACGGTGGAGGATGTCCTGAAAGCAGAAGAAGCCATTCGCGTTATCCAGGAAGAAATCGAATCCCGCGAGGGCCGCCTCAATTACCTGAAAAACCAGGTTTCCCTCAGTACCATCAACTTGGAACTCTACCAGGAAGTACCCTACACCCCCGACCTTGGCCAGCAAAGCTCCTTCTGGACCCGCTTGAAGCAGAGCGCGGGGAATGGGTGGCAGCTCATCCTTGATATTGCCCTCGGTTTGGTGACCATCTGGCCCTTGTTGCTGATTGGCGGGTTGTTGTTTTGGGGAAGGAAATGGATAAAGCGGAAGGTGTTTGGGCGGTGA
- a CDS encoding four-carbon acid sugar kinase family protein, producing MTETTLNAQHTFDQLPPIWPTSLLAEIRAIHKQSGKRLVILDDDPTGTQTVHGVPLLTEWSVKSLRNELKQSNVFFVLTNSRSLPEEEAVALALEIGQNLLQAAELAGVTYTVLSRSDSTLRGHFPAEVDALCQGMGRTYDATIMVPYFKAGGRYTLNNIHYVQQGEQLVPASQTEFADDKAFPFTHSFLPKYVEEKTKGRIKSDQVYGLSLQTIREGGPPAVKAALVQIPKGAVIIINAADDRDIEVAVKGIYLAQASGKAYIYRTAASFVRVLAGIEERPLLHAQNMATPTSNGGILFVGSHIQKSTAQLRKALAIPNVFPVEIDVEKLLNEEWRASTIAQNLSQITAALESGQHVVAFTSRKLIASPSASTSLAISRVISNSMCEMVRRLKVQPRFLIAKGGITSNDIATKGLQVKRALIAGQLQPGVPVWILGAESKFPGMHYVVYPGNVGSENGLAEALLAFDK from the coding sequence ATGACCGAAACCACTTTAAACGCCCAGCACACCTTTGACCAGCTCCCGCCTATCTGGCCAACATCGCTGCTAGCTGAGATTCGGGCCATCCATAAACAATCGGGGAAACGGCTGGTGATCCTCGATGATGATCCGACAGGTACGCAGACAGTACATGGTGTTCCGCTGCTCACGGAGTGGTCGGTGAAAAGCTTAAGGAACGAATTAAAACAGTCCAATGTCTTTTTTGTATTGACCAATTCCAGAAGTTTGCCGGAGGAAGAGGCGGTGGCCCTTGCGTTGGAGATAGGCCAGAATCTGTTGCAAGCGGCCGAATTGGCTGGCGTGACCTATACCGTTTTAAGCAGAAGTGATTCAACGCTGCGCGGACACTTTCCGGCGGAGGTAGATGCCCTGTGCCAGGGGATGGGGCGGACTTATGATGCTACCATCATGGTGCCTTACTTTAAAGCCGGAGGGCGTTATACCCTCAACAACATTCACTATGTGCAACAAGGTGAGCAGTTGGTTCCGGCATCCCAGACCGAATTTGCTGATGACAAAGCTTTTCCTTTTACCCATTCTTTTTTACCAAAATATGTGGAAGAAAAAACCAAAGGGCGCATCAAAAGTGATCAGGTTTATGGTCTTTCGCTTCAGACCATTCGAGAAGGAGGACCGCCAGCGGTTAAAGCAGCATTGGTACAAATCCCAAAGGGGGCTGTCATCATCATCAACGCCGCAGATGATCGCGATATAGAAGTCGCCGTAAAAGGGATTTACCTCGCTCAGGCAAGCGGAAAGGCTTACATTTATCGAACAGCAGCTTCTTTTGTGCGGGTCTTGGCCGGGATTGAAGAAAGGCCCTTATTGCATGCCCAAAACATGGCCACCCCTACCTCAAACGGTGGCATCCTCTTCGTCGGCTCACACATCCAAAAATCAACAGCGCAACTTCGCAAAGCACTGGCCATTCCTAATGTTTTTCCGGTTGAAATTGATGTAGAAAAACTGCTTAACGAGGAATGGCGAGCATCCACCATTGCGCAAAACTTGTCCCAAATTACGGCTGCTTTAGAAAGCGGACAGCATGTGGTAGCTTTCACCAGTCGAAAGCTTATCGCCAGCCCTTCTGCTTCCACCTCGCTAGCCATTAGTCGAGTTATTTCGAATAGTATGTGCGAGATGGTACGAAGGCTGAAGGTCCAGCCACGCTTTTTGATTGCCAAAGGCGGGATTACCTCCAATGATATTGCTACCAAGGGACTCCAGGTAAAAAGGGCCCTGATCGCCGGGCAATTGCAGCCGGGCGTGCCCGTCTGGATACTAGGAGCAGAGAGTAAGTTTCCTGGTATGCACTATGTGGTATATCCGGGCAATGTAGGGAGTGAAAATGGGCTGGCAGAGGCATTACTAGCATTTGATAAATAA